A single genomic interval of Cryomorphaceae bacterium harbors:
- a CDS encoding TetR/AcrR family transcriptional regulator, producing MNQEQHIIQQVIGLFLKYGIKSLTMDDIARHLGVSKKTLYKYVSDKNDLVRRVVTLQSELEQQIIAKICERGLNAIDEIFEISRIVAELLGQMHPSVHYDLEKYHPEVWRSTFKHREDFVFNCVLENLNKGKKEGLYREDLNTGVIARLYIAKMDVLFDGEMFPATQFNFREVYLEFFRYHIRGIASHQGLQYLIAKVQQEKNSPTNH from the coding sequence GTGAATCAGGAACAACACATTATTCAACAGGTTATTGGTCTCTTTTTGAAGTACGGCATCAAGAGCCTTACCATGGACGACATTGCCCGTCACCTGGGCGTATCGAAGAAAACATTGTACAAATACGTTTCGGACAAGAACGACCTGGTGCGCCGTGTAGTTACGCTTCAGAGTGAGCTGGAGCAGCAGATCATCGCCAAAATCTGTGAACGCGGACTGAATGCCATCGACGAGATTTTTGAAATCAGCAGGATTGTAGCCGAGCTGCTGGGTCAGATGCACCCTTCAGTGCACTACGACCTGGAAAAATACCACCCGGAGGTATGGCGCTCCACCTTTAAGCACCGCGAAGATTTTGTGTTTAACTGCGTGCTGGAGAATCTCAACAAGGGCAAAAAGGAAGGCCTTTACCGCGAAGACCTGAACACTGGGGTCATTGCACGGTTGTACATCGCCAAGATGGATGTGCTGTTCGACGGTGAGATGTTTCCGGCTACACAATTCAATTTCAGGGAGGTGTACCTGGAATTTTTCCGCTATCACATCCGCGGAATAGCCAGCCACCAGGGATTGCAATACCTGATTGCCAAGGTTCAACAAGAAAAAAATTCGCCAACAAACCACTAA
- a CDS encoding TolC family protein, translating into MKPLQIAVCALFLAGMQPAVAQQDPVRLSLEEAQKYALKHAYSLDYADMEVRAASYRNRELTAIGLPQINGDISFTNYLDLPTTVLPANAFNPAAPEDELVGVRFGTDYTSTASLRASQLIFDGTYFVGLKAAKTYVRLNQYGLEQSKNELRKNVTEAYALAAMASEAVQVLKDNMKSLESLLAETEKLFDSGFREELDVNQLQLQFSSLKNAVRQAERNVDITRNLLKFQIGMPVATPLELSTTLDELADVSYMPMMLERDVKLQGHTDILTNETNVQLRELNVRAERMAGAPNLGGVFTAQQQAFRNDMDFFSANSDWFPNTFWGLQLNVPIFSGFMRHNKVQQAKVEVERAKRQLEQVREGLELEIATQRANFASAMEVYNTEKENVALAEKIFNTTTRKYQEGLSGSFELQQAETQMLNAQSSFLQSAYEVITAKAALEKALDIQP; encoded by the coding sequence ATGAAACCCCTACAAATTGCTGTTTGCGCGCTGTTCCTTGCCGGAATGCAGCCGGCTGTGGCACAACAGGACCCCGTGCGGCTGTCGCTGGAAGAGGCGCAGAAATACGCCCTGAAGCACGCCTACAGCCTGGATTATGCCGATATGGAGGTGCGTGCAGCCAGCTACCGCAACCGCGAGCTCACAGCCATCGGTTTACCGCAAATCAATGGAGACATTTCGTTTACCAATTACCTGGATCTTCCAACAACCGTGCTTCCGGCCAATGCATTTAACCCGGCGGCACCCGAAGACGAACTGGTAGGTGTCCGCTTTGGAACGGATTATACTTCTACGGCGTCGCTCAGAGCCTCTCAGCTCATTTTTGACGGAACCTACTTTGTGGGGCTTAAGGCGGCAAAAACCTATGTCAGGTTGAACCAGTATGGCCTGGAGCAATCCAAAAACGAGTTGCGGAAAAACGTAACAGAGGCCTATGCCCTGGCCGCTATGGCTTCTGAAGCCGTACAAGTGCTAAAGGACAATATGAAGAGCCTGGAGTCACTGCTGGCAGAAACCGAAAAGCTATTTGACAGCGGTTTTCGGGAGGAGTTGGATGTAAACCAGTTGCAACTTCAGTTTTCAAGTCTTAAAAATGCGGTGCGCCAAGCAGAGCGCAATGTGGATATTACCCGCAATCTGCTGAAGTTTCAGATAGGTATGCCGGTGGCTACACCCCTTGAATTGAGTACCACGTTGGATGAACTTGCCGATGTGTCCTACATGCCCATGATGCTTGAGCGTGATGTGAAACTTCAGGGACATACCGACATTCTCACCAACGAAACCAACGTGCAATTGCGCGAACTGAATGTGCGGGCCGAGCGCATGGCGGGGGCACCCAATCTAGGCGGGGTTTTTACTGCCCAGCAACAGGCTTTTCGCAACGACATGGATTTTTTTAGTGCAAACAGTGATTGGTTTCCCAATACCTTTTGGGGCCTTCAGCTCAACGTGCCCATTTTCTCGGGCTTTATGCGCCACAACAAGGTGCAACAAGCCAAGGTGGAGGTGGAACGCGCCAAAAGACAGCTTGAACAGGTGCGCGAAGGTCTGGAGCTGGAAATTGCCACTCAGCGCGCCAATTTTGCCAGTGCCATGGAAGTGTACAACACCGAAAAAGAAAACGTAGCACTGGCCGAAAAAATATTCAATACCACCACCCGCAAATACCAGGAGGGCCTGTCGGGAAGCTTTGAATTGCAGCAGGCTGAAACGCAAATGCTCAACGCCCAAAGCAGCTTTTTGCAATCTGCCTACGAAGTAATCACAGCCAAAGCCGCCCTCGAAAAAGCCCTTGATATTCAACCGTAA
- a CDS encoding efflux RND transporter periplasmic adaptor subunit produces MKKLVYFAAVVLFTSCGNDSYQTELDQLKSRRDSLRNVYENLAETIHELEAEIARLDTNKRLTLVTTLPAERDTFRHFFEVYGSVDVKRNAVMVAESPGRVIDIKVKDGDRVQRGQVLIRLDDSVLRKNMAELETSYELALTLYERQERLWKDKIGSEVQYLESKNRKESLENSLATLQEQIQRMTVRAPFSGVAENVMIKLGEMAGAGVPLLRVLDLSEFQIESEVPERYAGLLKTGSAVEIIFPGRDTLNATISSVGSFINPGNRTFRILVDVDAENGKFKPNQLTILRINDQLVPDAVVLPANVIQQDAQGKSFVFIAVQEPNGAHRALKQVVQTGATYKGKTLVRSGLKGNEHIIDKGSRSIRSEQLISLAD; encoded by the coding sequence ATGAAAAAGCTAGTATATTTTGCCGCTGTAGTGCTTTTCACCTCCTGCGGGAATGATTCGTACCAAACTGAACTCGATCAGCTCAAATCGCGTCGCGACAGTCTGAGAAATGTCTATGAAAACCTTGCAGAAACCATTCACGAACTGGAAGCTGAAATTGCACGGCTCGACACCAACAAACGCCTAACACTGGTAACTACTTTGCCCGCTGAGCGCGATACCTTCAGACACTTTTTTGAGGTATATGGTAGTGTGGACGTAAAACGAAACGCTGTGATGGTAGCAGAAAGCCCCGGTAGGGTGATTGACATCAAGGTGAAAGACGGCGATCGGGTGCAACGCGGCCAGGTGCTCATACGGCTGGATGATAGTGTGCTGCGCAAAAATATGGCCGAGCTGGAAACCAGCTACGAACTGGCCCTCACATTGTATGAAAGGCAGGAGCGCTTGTGGAAGGACAAAATCGGTTCGGAGGTGCAGTACCTTGAGTCAAAAAACCGCAAAGAGAGCCTCGAAAACTCGCTGGCTACGCTGCAGGAACAGATTCAGAGAATGACCGTTCGCGCACCCTTTTCGGGTGTGGCGGAGAATGTCATGATTAAGCTGGGAGAAATGGCCGGAGCCGGAGTGCCTCTCTTGCGCGTACTCGACCTTTCGGAGTTTCAGATTGAATCGGAAGTACCCGAACGGTACGCAGGCTTGCTCAAAACCGGCAGTGCAGTGGAAATTATTTTCCCCGGTCGGGATACGCTCAACGCTACCATCAGCTCGGTAGGAAGTTTTATCAACCCGGGCAACCGCACCTTCCGCATCCTGGTGGATGTGGATGCCGAAAACGGCAAGTTCAAACCCAATCAGCTCACCATCCTGCGCATCAATGATCAATTGGTTCCGGATGCTGTGGTGCTGCCAGCCAATGTGATTCAGCAGGATGCGCAGGGCAAAAGCTTTGTCTTTATTGCGGTACAGGAGCCCAACGGTGCGCACAGGGCCCTAAAGCAGGTAGTACAAACCGGGGCAACCTACAAGGGGAAAACCCTGGTGCGGTCAGGGCTCAAAGGCAACGAACACATCATTGACAAAGGCTCGCGCAGCATTCGAAGCGAACAACTTATCTCGCTGGCCGACTAA
- a CDS encoding efflux RND transporter permease subunit codes for MNLQPKHTKEFGLSSAAVNNRTTVLVLVVFIFLAGLIAYTNMSKESFPEVVIPEIYVGTPYPGNSPLDIEKLITRPIEKEINTISGVDEINSTSIQGHSSIQVKFDFSVSPEEALRKVKDKVDVAKSDSDFPQDLPADPNVFELNISEMMPIMNINLSGDYSVDQLNSYAEYLEEKIENLPEITEVEIRGVTDKEVAISLDLHKMEAMQISFYDVSQAISDENVTISGGDVLIGDFRRNVRVVGDFAHMDDIRNTVVKREKGNIVYLKDIAEVTFGEKERESYARDYLNPVVMVDVKKRAGENLLEASDKIRDIVAYAQAHVFPDDLKVSITNDQSNSTRNQLDELENSILFGMMLVVGVLLFFLGLRNAAFVGIAIPMSMLMAFMLLGALGVTLNMIVLFSLILALGMLVDNGIVVVENIYRLMDEGQSPMQAAKNGVGEVAWPIIASTATTLAAFLPLAFWPGVMGEFMFYLPITLMIVLGSSLFVALVINPVLTSLFMKVGEPQVNRKKILRNGAVLMVVGLAIAISAHLNGMEPLTTLGNLLVVIGLMGYANIFVLNPGTTFFQTRLIPAMEQRYEAFLKRALKGINPVLYFVGTFLMLILSGVLFGFFPPKVIFFPENEPQYLNIFIENPIGTDIEPTNEIAYQVEQEVIEIISKYIVQDEPGKPHNFLVESVIGQVGKGTSDPAQGQSFGNTPHKARVSVQFVESQFRRGIGTNDVMTEIREALRDIPGTQITVSKNSMGPPQGLPINIEIAGDDYTELMAHAQGVRRFINEAGVAGIEELKLDVDDGQPEMPVRIDRDKARRLNLSTAQIGNAIRTALYGMEVSTFKDGEDDYEINIRLAERYRRSPDALLNQRITFRDQSDGQIKQIPVSSVATADFTSTFSAVKRKDLNRVITISSNVLDGFNANEVVQNIRNILADYNLPPDITLKFTGQQEEQAKEMEFLSIALFIAFFLIILIIVAQFNSISAPFIIGFSVIFSLIGVQLGLVGTGMDFVVVMTMVGIISLAGIVVNNAIVLLDYTNLIRTRRREDLGLENRGDLPFAEVFNAVIQGGKTRLRPVVLTAITTILGLLPLAMGININFFSFFSRYDAQFYIGGDNVMFWGPMSWTIIFGLTFATFLTLVIVPVMYLILARIKYRVVYKKSTKV; via the coding sequence ATGAACCTTCAACCCAAACATACCAAAGAATTCGGGCTTTCATCCGCCGCGGTCAACAACCGAACCACTGTGCTGGTGCTGGTGGTGTTCATCTTTCTGGCCGGACTGATTGCCTACACCAATATGTCCAAAGAGAGCTTCCCGGAAGTGGTGATTCCCGAGATTTATGTCGGTACGCCCTACCCCGGTAACTCACCGCTCGATATCGAAAAACTCATCACGCGGCCCATTGAGAAAGAAATCAATACAATTTCGGGCGTGGATGAAATCAACTCAACGTCCATACAGGGCCACAGCTCCATCCAGGTGAAGTTCGACTTCAGCGTGAGCCCAGAAGAGGCTTTGCGCAAGGTGAAAGACAAGGTGGATGTGGCCAAAAGCGACAGCGACTTTCCGCAGGACCTTCCGGCCGATCCCAACGTCTTTGAGCTCAACATCTCAGAGATGATGCCCATCATGAACATCAACCTCTCGGGCGATTATTCTGTAGATCAGCTCAACAGCTACGCCGAATACCTCGAAGAGAAAATCGAAAACCTTCCCGAAATCACCGAAGTGGAGATTCGCGGGGTTACCGACAAGGAAGTGGCCATCAGTCTGGATCTTCATAAGATGGAAGCCATGCAAATCAGTTTCTACGACGTATCACAAGCCATCAGCGACGAGAACGTAACCATCTCGGGGGGTGATGTGCTGATTGGCGATTTCCGCCGAAATGTGCGTGTAGTAGGTGATTTTGCCCACATGGATGACATACGCAATACCGTGGTGAAGCGGGAGAAAGGCAACATTGTGTACCTCAAGGATATTGCGGAGGTGACCTTCGGCGAAAAGGAGCGCGAAAGCTATGCCCGCGATTACCTGAACCCAGTGGTGATGGTAGATGTGAAGAAACGCGCCGGCGAGAATCTGCTGGAGGCGTCAGACAAAATCCGCGACATTGTGGCCTATGCCCAGGCCCATGTTTTCCCTGACGACCTCAAAGTGTCTATTACCAATGACCAAAGCAACAGCACGCGCAACCAGCTTGACGAACTGGAAAACAGCATTCTGTTCGGGATGATGCTCGTGGTGGGGGTGCTTCTGTTTTTCCTCGGATTGCGCAACGCTGCCTTTGTAGGTATTGCTATACCGATGTCCATGCTCATGGCCTTTATGCTCCTGGGCGCGCTCGGCGTTACCCTGAACATGATTGTGCTCTTCTCACTGATTCTGGCGCTGGGAATGCTTGTGGACAATGGTATTGTGGTGGTGGAGAACATTTACCGCCTGATGGATGAAGGCCAAAGCCCGATGCAGGCTGCCAAAAACGGAGTGGGCGAAGTGGCGTGGCCCATCATTGCTTCTACGGCAACCACCCTGGCAGCTTTTCTGCCGCTCGCTTTCTGGCCGGGAGTAATGGGAGAATTTATGTTTTACCTGCCCATTACGCTGATGATCGTATTGGGTTCATCACTGTTTGTGGCCCTGGTAATCAACCCGGTGCTTACCTCGCTTTTTATGAAGGTGGGCGAGCCGCAGGTGAACCGAAAAAAGATTCTTCGCAACGGTGCTGTATTGATGGTTGTAGGACTTGCGATAGCCATCAGTGCACATCTCAACGGAATGGAACCACTCACCACACTGGGCAACTTGCTGGTTGTGATTGGCCTGATGGGATACGCCAACATCTTTGTGTTGAATCCGGGCACCACCTTTTTCCAAACCAGGCTCATTCCGGCCATGGAGCAGCGCTACGAAGCTTTTCTCAAACGTGCATTAAAAGGGATCAATCCGGTACTGTACTTCGTGGGCACTTTTCTCATGCTGATATTATCGGGTGTGTTGTTCGGCTTTTTCCCTCCCAAAGTGATCTTCTTCCCCGAAAATGAGCCGCAATACCTCAATATTTTCATTGAGAACCCCATCGGAACCGATATTGAACCTACCAACGAAATTGCTTACCAGGTAGAGCAGGAGGTGATTGAAATCATCAGCAAATACATTGTGCAAGATGAACCCGGCAAACCACATAACTTTTTGGTAGAATCTGTCATTGGCCAGGTGGGCAAGGGCACGAGCGATCCCGCACAAGGTCAGTCTTTTGGCAATACTCCACACAAAGCACGTGTAAGTGTGCAGTTTGTAGAAAGCCAGTTTCGCAGGGGTATCGGCACCAACGACGTGATGACCGAAATACGCGAGGCGCTGCGCGATATACCCGGTACGCAGATTACCGTAAGTAAAAACAGTATGGGACCACCCCAGGGCTTGCCCATCAATATTGAAATTGCGGGTGATGACTACACAGAGCTGATGGCCCATGCGCAAGGTGTGCGGCGCTTTATCAACGAAGCAGGTGTTGCCGGAATTGAAGAATTGAAGCTGGATGTGGACGATGGCCAACCGGAAATGCCGGTGCGCATTGATCGCGACAAGGCCCGCCGACTCAATCTTTCCACCGCGCAAATCGGAAACGCCATCCGAACTGCGCTCTACGGAATGGAGGTTTCTACCTTCAAGGACGGAGAAGACGATTACGAAATCAACATCCGTTTGGCAGAGCGCTACCGCAGAAGTCCGGACGCACTTCTCAATCAGCGCATTACCTTCCGCGACCAGAGCGATGGACAGATCAAGCAAATACCGGTTTCATCCGTGGCCACGGCTGATTTTACCAGCACCTTCAGTGCGGTAAAAAGAAAGGACCTCAACAGGGTAATTACCATCAGCTCCAATGTGCTGGATGGATTCAACGCCAACGAAGTGGTGCAAAACATCCGCAATATACTGGCAGATTACAACCTCCCTCCCGACATTACCCTGAAATTTACCGGGCAGCAGGAAGAACAAGCCAAGGAAATGGAGTTTCTTTCCATCGCTTTGTTCATTGCCTTCTTCCTCATTATCCTCATCATTGTTGCGCAATTTAACTCGATTTCTGCGCCGTTTATCATTGGTTTTTCGGTGATATTCAGCCTGATTGGGGTGCAACTCGGGTTGGTGGGTACCGGGATGGATTTTGTGGTAGTGATGACCATGGTGGGAATTATCTCACTGGCCGGGATTGTGGTAAACAATGCCATTGTACTGCTCGATTACACCAACCTGATACGCACCCGCCGCAGGGAAGACCTCGGACTGGAGAATAGGGGAGATTTGCCCTTTGCCGAAGTTTTTAATGCCGTCATCCAGGGAGGAAAAACACGTTTGCGCCCGGTGGTGCTTACGGCCATCACCACCATCCTCGGTTTATTGCCGTTGGCGATGGGTATCAACATCAACTTCTTCTCTTTTTTCAGCCGTTACGACGCGCAGTTTTACATCGGTGGAGACAATGTAATGTTTTGGGGACCCATGAGTTGGACCATCATCTTCGGTCTTACTTTCGCTACTTTCCTCACCTTGGTGATTGTGCCGGTAATGTACCTGATTCTGGCGCGCATCAAGTACCGCGTGGTGTACAAAAAATCCACCAAGGTGTGA
- a CDS encoding peptide-binding protein, with product MKIIYLVIICLFIASHAFAQNESSNQNNELPFFIHESKRIPEFEREDKREGTFVTGLPRLEFDPIRGFGVGGNVFLYFNKTKEDPFFEYTPYRSRLNAELFVFENGRVRYALNFDSPYIFNSKWRLRADAVLWEDPNAQYWGVGRNTLNPLSFRDKTSGLNRTFNRVSDYEENLGIAELGNDGVYRTDFHYNHILQREQLYNLLAERVMMGGKLRFMFGYEALFTQFQSYGGKVAEEAVNLEGEEVEAISNTTLVEKQINDGTWERFNLAGFNNDNTYMFTSMLAAALIYDTRDFEPDPSEGVFLEYSHEYSAPWLGSQFNFNKFMIQGQYIKTLARWRGGKSRLTFAGLGAFGYIWGPKINFIEMWDLSSQAEAGGIMVLGGERSLRGFREARFMAPAVALINLEMRARFFDFKFLKQHIALGLNPFYDLGSVWDRPGDISFHRWQGAPGMGARIAWNQSTILRLDYANSREGGQFFFGFGHIF from the coding sequence ATGAAAATCATCTACTTAGTTATAATTTGCTTGTTCATTGCAAGCCATGCCTTCGCTCAAAACGAAAGTAGCAACCAAAACAACGAACTACCCTTCTTTATTCACGAATCCAAGCGCATACCCGAGTTTGAGCGCGAAGACAAACGCGAAGGCACCTTTGTAACCGGTTTACCACGCCTCGAATTCGACCCCATCCGCGGTTTTGGTGTAGGCGGAAACGTGTTTTTGTACTTCAACAAAACCAAAGAAGACCCGTTTTTTGAGTACACGCCCTACCGGTCGAGGTTAAACGCGGAACTCTTTGTCTTTGAAAACGGCCGCGTGCGTTATGCGCTCAATTTCGATTCGCCCTATATCTTCAACTCAAAATGGCGACTACGGGCAGATGCCGTGCTGTGGGAAGATCCCAACGCACAGTACTGGGGTGTGGGTCGCAACACCCTAAATCCTCTTAGCTTTAGAGATAAAACCAGCGGTTTAAACCGCACCTTTAACCGGGTAAGCGACTATGAAGAAAACCTTGGGATTGCCGAGTTGGGCAATGATGGTGTATATCGAACAGACTTTCACTACAACCATATTTTGCAGCGCGAACAACTCTACAACCTGTTGGCAGAGCGCGTAATGATGGGCGGAAAACTGCGCTTTATGTTCGGGTATGAAGCTCTTTTTACGCAGTTTCAATCGTACGGAGGCAAGGTAGCCGAAGAGGCGGTGAATCTTGAAGGGGAGGAGGTAGAGGCCATCAGCAACACCACCCTTGTAGAGAAACAAATCAATGACGGAACCTGGGAGCGTTTTAACCTTGCCGGCTTCAACAACGATAATACCTACATGTTTACCAGCATGCTGGCTGCTGCGCTTATCTATGATACACGTGATTTTGAGCCCGACCCTTCCGAGGGTGTTTTCCTTGAATACTCACATGAATACAGCGCCCCGTGGCTGGGTTCACAATTTAACTTCAACAAATTCATGATTCAGGGTCAGTACATCAAGACACTGGCCAGGTGGAGGGGTGGAAAAAGTCGCTTAACTTTTGCAGGTTTGGGAGCATTTGGATACATCTGGGGTCCCAAAATCAACTTTATCGAAATGTGGGACCTTTCCAGCCAAGCCGAAGCGGGCGGTATTATGGTACTGGGCGGTGAACGTTCACTCAGGGGTTTCCGCGAGGCACGCTTTATGGCGCCGGCAGTAGCCCTGATTAACCTGGAAATGCGTGCCCGCTTTTTCGACTTCAAATTTCTCAAGCAACACATCGCCCTGGGGCTCAATCCCTTTTACGACCTCGGATCAGTGTGGGACAGACCGGGAGACATCAGCTTCCACCGCTGGCAAGGTGCTCCCGGTATGGGGGCAAGAATAGCCTGGAATCAATCCACCATTTTGCGTCTCGATTATGCAAACAGTCGCGAAGGAGGTCAGTTCTTCTTTGGATTCGGACATATTTTCTAA
- a CDS encoding HAMP domain-containing protein translates to MSIRLKISLLFTLLTASILLIFAAVVYYSASQNREKEFYAVLVQEAITKANLLFDARVDPFILQNIYRSNREILNEVEVAVYNADFELMYHDAVDIDYVKETRTMFNNIIRHGEIRFYQGDWQVVGIKYVQDKTPYVITAAAYDAYGFSKLAALRRNMTLIFVLACAVIFVAGWYFSRMVFNPVRAITQRAQNISASNLDLRIDTGKNRDELWQMAETFNDMLNRLESSFSAQKHFVHNISHELRTPLAAIISELELSLQKERSTVEYRQAVQDALNDARKLDRLSQSLLDLARASYDPSRIRFKPERVDELLLDACRQVQQLNPGYRVEMSFDTSLETESETPLTLHSNAYLLKVAFMNLMENGCKFSPENKVLVRINVHGNNVQVEFENKGAGIQPEEIEHVFTPFFRGRNLASASGHGIGLSLTRRIIELHKGSVDVQSKPGQSTIFRVQLG, encoded by the coding sequence GTGAGCATCCGGTTAAAAATATCCCTTCTCTTTACCCTGCTTACGGCCAGTATTTTGCTCATTTTCGCCGCGGTGGTGTATTATTCAGCCTCCCAAAACCGCGAAAAGGAGTTTTACGCAGTACTGGTTCAGGAGGCCATCACCAAGGCCAACCTGCTTTTTGATGCCCGGGTTGACCCTTTTATCCTTCAAAACATCTACCGCAGCAACCGCGAAATACTCAATGAGGTGGAAGTAGCCGTGTACAACGCCGATTTTGAGTTGATGTACCACGATGCGGTGGATATTGACTATGTGAAAGAAACCCGCACGATGTTCAACAATATCATCCGTCACGGAGAAATTCGCTTTTACCAGGGCGATTGGCAGGTGGTGGGTATCAAATACGTTCAGGATAAAACCCCCTACGTGATAACAGCCGCTGCCTACGATGCATACGGATTCAGCAAATTGGCGGCCTTGCGGCGAAACATGACGCTCATTTTTGTGCTTGCTTGTGCGGTTATTTTTGTGGCCGGCTGGTACTTTTCCAGAATGGTGTTCAACCCTGTAAGAGCCATTACGCAGCGGGCGCAAAACATTTCTGCCAGCAACCTCGATCTGCGCATTGATACGGGCAAGAACCGCGATGAACTGTGGCAAATGGCTGAGACCTTTAACGATATGTTGAACCGGCTGGAAAGCTCTTTTTCTGCCCAAAAACACTTTGTACACAACATTTCGCATGAACTTCGCACCCCGCTGGCGGCCATCATCTCAGAATTGGAGCTCTCGCTGCAAAAGGAGCGCAGCACGGTGGAGTACCGACAGGCCGTTCAGGATGCGCTCAACGATGCCCGCAAGCTGGATCGACTTTCGCAGAGTTTACTCGACCTTGCCCGCGCAAGCTATGACCCATCGCGGATTCGCTTCAAACCCGAGCGGGTGGACGAATTATTGCTTGACGCTTGCCGGCAGGTGCAACAGCTCAACCCAGGTTACCGTGTGGAAATGAGTTTTGATACTTCCCTCGAGACAGAAAGTGAAACGCCGCTGACCCTTCACAGCAATGCCTACCTGCTGAAAGTGGCTTTTATGAACCTGATGGAAAACGGCTGCAAGTTCTCGCCCGAAAACAAAGTGCTGGTGCGTATCAATGTACACGGCAACAATGTGCAAGTTGAATTTGAAAACAAAGGAGCCGGCATACAACCTGAAGAGATTGAGCACGTGTTTACGCCTTTTTTCCGCGGAAGAAACCTGGCTTCTGCGTCAGGTCACGGTATCGGTTTATCCCTTACCCGACGTATCATTGAGCTGCATAAAGGATCGGTGGACGTGCAGTCAAAACCCGGCCAATCCACCATCTTCAGGGTGCAACTGGGTTAA
- a CDS encoding DNA-binding response regulator: protein MQVLVIEDDARVAQLLKRGLEENGYDCDLAYDGATGKKLALYGSYDIVIADVILPEIQGLELCREIKQRRPGLPVIMLTALGTTDDKVDGFDAGADDYMVKPFEMRELLARVRAHVQRFASHQSGLVLLRFHDLEMNLQTREVKRNNTPIELTPKEFGLLEYMLRNPNRVLSRSEIADKVWNTRFDTGTNFIDVYINYLRKKVDKPFNERLIHTKPGVGFILRTEKES, encoded by the coding sequence ATGCAAGTTCTGGTAATTGAAGATGACGCACGCGTAGCACAACTCCTTAAGCGAGGCCTGGAGGAAAACGGCTACGATTGCGACCTGGCCTACGATGGCGCCACCGGCAAAAAACTGGCGCTCTACGGCAGCTACGACATTGTAATTGCCGATGTGATACTTCCGGAAATTCAGGGTCTCGAACTTTGCAGAGAAATCAAACAACGGCGTCCCGGACTACCGGTGATTATGCTCACTGCACTTGGCACCACCGACGATAAAGTAGATGGCTTCGATGCCGGTGCCGACGACTATATGGTAAAGCCCTTTGAAATGCGAGAGCTACTGGCTCGCGTGCGGGCACATGTGCAGCGTTTTGCGAGCCACCAATCTGGACTGGTTCTGCTGCGGTTTCACGACCTTGAAATGAACCTCCAAACCCGGGAAGTAAAGCGCAATAACACCCCCATTGAACTTACTCCCAAAGAATTCGGATTGCTGGAATACATGCTGCGCAACCCCAACCGCGTATTGAGCCGTTCTGAAATTGCCGACAAGGTTTGGAACACCCGCTTCGATACGGGTACCAACTTCATAGATGTTTATATCAACTACCTCCGCAAAAAGGTTGACAAGCCTTTTAACGAGCGGCTCATTCACACCAAACCCGGCGTCGGTTTTATCCTGCGAACCGAGAAAGAATCGTGA